The Winogradskyella schleiferi genome has a window encoding:
- a CDS encoding sugar phosphate isomerase/epimerase family protein, translating to MSKFKNTYSRREFTKLSAMGLAAMPLFKFQNALDKTILFPEDQLEVHLFSKHLQFLDYNAMSEAAAEMGFDGLDLTVRRKGHVLPKNVKTDLPKAVKAIKNHGLKTSMMSTNVWDINDNVNRTVLAIASQLGFTHYRTDWLKYPDDRSIQESQLKFGAQAYDLEKLNEELGLIGGYQNHSGKHVGAPVWDLLPILETTNGKHMGCQYDIRHAVVEGAGSWELGLQRIRPYINSIVIKDFKWDYKDGKWQIENVPLGEGMVDFKRYFSILKSYKINVPVSLHLEYDLGGAEKGLSKLTMDKEAVFNSMKQDLNYLRETWKNAE from the coding sequence ATGAGTAAGTTTAAAAATACATATTCAAGAAGAGAATTTACCAAACTTTCTGCCATGGGATTGGCGGCAATGCCTTTATTCAAATTTCAAAATGCATTGGACAAAACAATTTTGTTTCCTGAGGACCAACTCGAAGTACATCTGTTTTCGAAACATCTTCAGTTTTTGGACTATAATGCCATGTCCGAAGCAGCTGCAGAAATGGGTTTCGATGGACTGGATTTGACCGTTAGGCGAAAAGGCCATGTGTTACCAAAAAATGTCAAGACGGATTTACCAAAAGCTGTAAAAGCTATAAAAAATCATGGTCTTAAAACGAGCATGATGTCCACCAATGTTTGGGATATAAACGATAACGTTAACAGAACCGTATTGGCAATCGCCAGCCAGTTAGGCTTTACACATTACCGCACGGATTGGTTAAAATATCCTGATGACCGGTCCATTCAGGAAAGTCAGTTAAAGTTTGGAGCTCAAGCCTACGATTTAGAAAAATTGAATGAAGAATTAGGATTAATTGGTGGTTATCAAAATCATTCAGGAAAACATGTTGGTGCACCTGTTTGGGATTTGCTTCCCATTTTGGAAACTACCAATGGTAAACATATGGGTTGTCAATATGATATCAGACATGCCGTTGTTGAAGGTGCTGGCAGTTGGGAACTGGGTTTACAACGCATTAGACCTTATATTAATTCTATAGTTATCAAGGATTTTAAATGGGATTATAAAGACGGTAAATGGCAAATTGAAAACGTACCTCTTGGCGAAGGTATGGTAGATTTTAAGCGCTATTTTTCAATACTCAAATCCTATAAAATTAATGTGCCTGTGTCATTACACTTAGAGTATGATTTAGGAGGTGCCGAAAAGGGGCTTTCAAAATTAACAATGGACAAAGAAGCTGTTTTCAACTCTATGAAACAAGATTTAAACTATCTAAGGGAAACTTGGAAAAACGCGGAATAA